The genomic interval TTTACTTTTTAATATTCATCCGATCTTCTACATCAATCTTTGCAACTCGTCCGGTGTATTCACGTTGATGAACGAGCGCAGTTCAGGATCAACCTGGCGCAACCGTTCTTCGGGAATGTACTGCACAGGCGCTACCTCAAGCAGCGAGCGCGGGTCGCGACGTCCCTGGCGCAAGCGCTCTTCAATAAACGGTAGGATGGAGCGCGGATATATCGCCAGCAACACCTGGGGCACATCATTCACCATCGGCACAAGCATGGCTCCGGTCAGGGGTAGCGAGAGCAGGTAGGAGAGCAGGGCCGGTTGCACAAACGGCATATCAACGGCGACCACCAGGGCACGTGACATCGTCGTGGCGCTCAATCCACTATAGAGGCCCATCAGGGGGCCGAGATCAGGTTCCAGGTCAAAAACGAGGCGCGCGCCCGGCAAATTATAACCGGAAGCATCCGTGCCATGGCGAGCGACGATCAATACTTCGGGGCAAACGGTTGCGAGTGTAGAGGCAAGATATTCCACAAAAGTGATGGATTGACTCCCGGGATGTGGCAGCAGGGCCTTATTCTTGCCCATACGCCTGCTGTATCCGCCGGCCAGGATAATGCCACTGGAGATGATGTTTGATGAGTTCATGAACTTAAATTGGTATCGGATGCTCATACATCCAGCCACCTGGTCAGATAGCTGGATGTATGAGCATTCGATACCACATAGATTCTACCGTGAGGTGGCGGCTTTACGCCGGTTTCCTTGCTTATTGCTCTTTGGCATGTACTGCTGCTGCTTCTGACGAGCCAGGTAACTTGCGCGTTCCTGCGGATATTTGCGCACAAGGTAGATTACCCATACGATGGCCCATATCACTAAGGCCAGCAACCAGAGATAGCGCCAGACACGCCAGGCAAAGAAGTATTCGTAGAGGTAGGCGCGCGCGAAAATCAATGGATACCCAAGCAGGCAGATGATAGCAAACCATCCCAGGTAACGATCAAACATGTACTTAAGCACCGGTTTGTTTCTCACAAAGCGCTTGCGGCCCTCGACCGAATAATAGAAGGCGATCAAAACGCCGAGGCTACAAAAGATAAGCCAGGGTATATAGAAGTGGAACGTCTCCGGTGGAACTGCCGGAACACCCGGAGAGGCCGCCACACAGTTTGTCGCTGTACACGGATCGGTGAACAGCCAGTTAATCAGATTGAAGTGCATAAATGATCTCGCCCCTTCATACTATCGAACACGACACGGAACCTGTATTAGCATTGAGGATAATGATAACACGGTTGCAGTGAAGAGTCTAGAGTTTTTGGTTTAATTTCCGGGAGCGAGTGGTAAGGTCGCCATCAACTGTCCCTGGGTATAAGCGGTAAGTACTCCTGCTTCTCCCGGCACGGGACTGATCAGTCCATCACCGTTGGCATCCACTCCATGATACACTGCATCGGCGAGAGCAACTATTTCGGA from Ktedonobacteraceae bacterium carries:
- a CDS encoding molybdenum cofactor guanylyltransferase, whose product is MSIRYQFKFMNSSNIISSGIILAGGYSRRMGKNKALLPHPGSQSITFVEYLASTLATVCPEVLIVARHGTDASGYNLPGARLVFDLEPDLGPLMGLYSGLSATTMSRALVVAVDMPFVQPALLSYLLSLPLTGAMLVPMVNDVPQVLLAIYPRSILPFIEERLRQGRRDPRSLLEVAPVQYIPEERLRQVDPELRSFINVNTPDELQRLM